One window of the Bacteroidetes bacterium SB0662_bin_6 genome contains the following:
- a CDS encoding type II toxin-antitoxin system VapC family toxin: protein MILPDVNVLVAAYRDDAPEHISCRSWLEAVLNGDEAFGMSDLALSGFLRIVTHPRIFTLPASSDEALGFTKVLRNQPHCVPVSPGLRHWDIFTRLCRDAETRGNLIPDAWFAALAIESGCEWITLDRDFARFKGLRWSRPPRLTSC, encoded by the coding sequence GTGATTCTGCCTGACGTGAACGTCCTCGTTGCGGCGTATCGAGACGATGCTCCGGAGCATATTTCCTGCCGATCATGGCTTGAGGCGGTACTGAATGGGGACGAGGCTTTCGGCATGTCCGATTTGGCGCTGAGCGGCTTTCTTCGCATTGTTACCCATCCACGCATTTTCACACTTCCAGCTTCGTCGGACGAAGCATTGGGCTTCACGAAAGTGCTCAGAAATCAGCCGCACTGCGTTCCGGTCAGCCCGGGTCTCCGACACTGGGATATTTTCACACGGCTCTGTCGGGATGCGGAAACGCGGGGCAATCTGATTCCGGATGCCTGGTTCGCCGCTCTGGCGATCGAATCCGGCTGCGAATGGATCACGCTGGACCGGGACTTCGCCCGTTTCAAGGGGTTGCGCTGGAGCCGCCCGCCCCGACTTACAAGCTGTTGA
- a CDS encoding ATP-binding protein encodes MQSSTGRWVSGENFFNRDRELRILEERIRARNHILLTGQRRMGKTSVARELGRRLEIEGWVFLFTDVEGATCAEDAIACIAEAVYPIRPIMSRFIARMGRLTAGMGRWFKNNIQEVGAYQFRVGIRAGLNAGNWQRHGEELLRACAVQGKPVLLVIDELPIFLKRMLHDEDGFKRVDEFLSWLRSVLQDLGDDSPVLIVSGSIGLAPLVKQLKIPDRINHLYPFRLGPWGRDTSVLCFDQLAASCGLQVEEGVGTAVYDALGMGIPHHVQSFFARLQDHAIMQGRNRVTVEDVDEVYRTELLGPSGQNDLVHYETRLKEALGDERSYSLAMVILAEAATQNVFTSDAQHCLEQLYSQMVDDAPGLIVDILDILMHDGYLTAGKDGYCFPSHLLKDWWASRFRGHHKALENRPFAQPMGFR; translated from the coding sequence ATGCAATCATCAACCGGCCGCTGGGTAAGCGGCGAAAATTTTTTCAACCGTGACCGGGAGTTGCGGATACTTGAGGAACGGATTCGCGCTCGCAACCACATATTGCTGACCGGACAGCGGCGCATGGGAAAGACCAGCGTTGCCCGGGAACTTGGACGCCGACTTGAGATCGAGGGTTGGGTTTTTCTCTTCACTGATGTCGAGGGAGCGACCTGCGCGGAGGACGCCATCGCATGTATTGCCGAGGCTGTGTATCCGATTCGCCCGATCATGTCGCGCTTTATCGCCAGAATGGGACGCCTTACCGCCGGAATGGGGCGCTGGTTCAAGAACAACATTCAGGAGGTCGGTGCATACCAGTTTCGCGTTGGGATTCGGGCAGGCCTGAATGCAGGAAACTGGCAGCGGCACGGTGAAGAGTTACTCCGTGCGTGTGCCGTGCAGGGTAAGCCGGTTCTTCTCGTCATCGATGAGTTACCGATCTTTCTCAAGCGTATGTTGCACGATGAGGATGGCTTTAAGCGAGTCGACGAGTTTTTGAGTTGGCTACGCAGCGTGCTTCAGGATCTCGGAGACGATTCTCCGGTCCTCATCGTATCCGGCAGCATTGGACTCGCGCCTCTCGTAAAGCAGCTGAAGATACCTGACCGGATCAACCATCTTTATCCTTTTCGGCTAGGGCCGTGGGGCCGCGATACGAGCGTCCTGTGTTTTGACCAGCTCGCGGCAAGTTGCGGATTACAGGTCGAAGAAGGCGTGGGTACTGCCGTATACGATGCGCTCGGCATGGGTATCCCCCATCATGTACAATCTTTTTTCGCACGTTTGCAAGATCACGCCATCATGCAAGGGCGGAATCGGGTGACGGTGGAAGATGTCGACGAGGTCTATCGCACAGAACTTCTCGGGCCGTCGGGACAGAATGATCTCGTACACTACGAGACGCGCCTTAAAGAGGCGCTGGGCGATGAGAGAAGTTACTCACTTGCCATGGTAATTCTTGCCGAAGCAGCCACTCAAAATGTATTCACGTCGGATGCACAGCATTGTCTTGAGCAGCTTTATTCCCAGATGGTTGATGATGCCCCGGGGCTCATCGTGGATATACTTGATATTCTGATGCATGACGGGTACCTGACAGCCGGTAAAGATGGCTATTGTTTCCCATCGCATTTGCTGAAAGACTGGTGGGCGTCGCGCTTCCGAGGTCACCACAAAGCCCTTGAAAATCGTCCCTTCGCACAGCCCATGGGATTCCGATGA
- a CDS encoding DUF2191 domain-containing protein: MRTTIHIDDHLFAELKSIAANTGRTLTAVIDVALRESLSRRRAPERLAVDLPLFHGTGLMPGVDLSDSASLLDLMEDDRDSA, translated from the coding sequence ATGCGTACAACAATCCATATCGACGATCACCTGTTTGCGGAGCTCAAGAGCATTGCTGCAAACACCGGGCGCACCCTGACCGCGGTCATTGACGTGGCACTCCGGGAGTCGCTGTCCCGGCGCCGCGCCCCGGAGCGTCTCGCCGTCGATCTGCCGCTGTTTCACGGTACGGGACTCATGCCCGGCGTGGACCTGAGCGATTCGGCCTCCCTGCTCGATCTGATGGAGGACGATCGTGATTCTGCCTGA